tacagaaatcacaaaaAGCCAGTGGActgctgaaaaaataattttaaagtctaatgtgatgttggcctttatctcaagggagctggaattcaaagacATGGAAATATGTTCCAGATAgaaagctctggtgagaccccatttaaagtattgcattcagttctgggcacacccctcaggaaagacatattggccgtggaggggatgcagcgcagtttcaccagaatgatgccggggctaaaatggttacattatgagggcaagttgcgtggacaaggtttgtatttcctcgtgtacagaggattaagtggtgatgtaattcaggtgttgaaggtgattcaatgatccaatggtgggtgtgtgagttggtgctgaatcggtccctttcagtgaagagagggtcagcgggcgcctgacagacacggctcggaacgggactcgcttctctccggcggcagcggctggttcagagagatctctctgtctgctgctgttactccgcctcccgcactctgggagaaccgcggagctcggtcctcatttttctcttatggatccggctccatccgtttactgttgacgggagtgcgtctgataccaagtcagtcagaagcgggtgcaaatcacaacatcggcacaggcccaaggactggggactggtttgatattgggtcctttttaagggaccggctgtagaatgtttgtataataataatgatcagaattaactttgatacaatgaagtttttttcagttatttcccatttccaccctcaccagttttatacagtaacaggtaacaatgtttgagggatgtgatgtccagtgttggtggaatcagtgtaatttaacttgatacattgaagaatctcttgtctatcccaggctcttaccttaggtttagaccctcacctggtttaaaattggtcactcactgatataaataaaccagtaacaaccccgaaacctcagcggggatatttgttccgatacttagtgacggtcccaatttccactgaaattctcaatcagcaaatcccagaggctgtttcgggtttgacaaactgtgaaacagattgttttaaaagccggaaagagggaaaaactggtggttgatctGAAGTTTTATACatcatctctttctgtttcagatttacaatttctctttgtgtgttactgacaggagaggctataacggagcccagtgactgggtaacgagctgcactgagtcattggcctgtgttacagaccggctcgttggacctgctcatttcgtgaactcgctggtgtctcagcacgtgtgatgactgagtgaatcccttcccacacacggagcaggtgaacagtctctcaaccaatgggcatgcgttgatgtgtcagcagttcatttcgacttttaaagctcttctcacagtcactgcatgaaaaggtcactcaatagtgtcaacaagttaatgtttcagaaggtgggatgatcgagtgaatctcttcccacacacggagcaggtgaacagtctctccccagtgtgagtgcgtcaatGTCTCAGtcgttcgtttctgattttaaatctcttcccacagtcagaacatttaaaggtctctcagtgtgaacgcgctggtgtttcagcagggtcgatgactgagtgaatctcttcccacacactgagcaggtgaacggcctctccccagtgtgaactcgctggtgtgtcagcagggtcgatgactgagcgaatcccttcccacacactgagcaggtgaacggcctctccccagtgtgaactcgctggtgtttcagcagggtggatgaccaagtgaatcccttcccacacactgagcaggtgaacggcctctccccagtgtgaactcgctggtgtgtcagcagggtcgatgactgagtgaatcccttcccacacactgagcaggggaacggcctctccccagtgtgaactcgctggtgtgtcagcagggtcgatgactgagcgaatcccttcccacacacggagcaggtgaacggcctctccccagtgtgaacttgctggtgtgacagaaagtgtgatgacagagcgaatcccttcccacacacggagcaggtgaacggcctctccccagtgcgaGCAcgatggtgtctcagcagttcaattttgcttttaaacctcttctcacagtcagaacatttaaaaggtctctcatcagtgtgaagtcgctggtgtgtcagcaggtttgatgactgagtgaatcccttcccacacacggagcaggtgaacggcctctccccagtgtgaactcgctggtgtgtcagcagggcggatgactgagtgaatcccttcccacacacggagcaggtgaacggcctctccccagtgtgggtacgttggtgtgtcagcagattccttttgcatttaaacctcatctcacagtcagaacatttaataggtctctccccagtgtgaactcgctggtgtgtcaggaggctggatgactgagcgaatcccttcccacacacggagcaggtgaacggcctctccccagtgtgacggcgtcgatgagtttccagctctgaagggtaattgaatcccttcccacagtccccacatttccacggtttctccgtggtccgggtgtccttgtgtctctccaggttggacgatcagttgaaacctcgtccacacacagaacacgtgtacggtttctccccactgtggacggtgcggtgttttttctggctgtgtaactggttaaagctctttccacagtcagtgcactggaacactctc
The genomic region above belongs to Heptranchias perlo isolate sHepPer1 unplaced genomic scaffold, sHepPer1.hap1 HAP1_SCAFFOLD_1045, whole genome shotgun sequence and contains:
- the LOC137307562 gene encoding zinc finger protein 551-like, which encodes MRFKCKRNLLTHQRTHTGERPFTCSVCGKGFTQSSALLTHQRVHTGERPFTCSVCGKGFTQSSNLLTHQRLHTDERPFKCSDCEKRFKSKIELLRHHRARTGERPFTCSVCGKGFALSSHFLSHQQVHTGERPFTCSVCGKGFAQSSTLLTHQRVHTGERPFPCSVCGKGFTQSSTLLTHQRVHTGERPFTCSVCGKGFTWSSTLLKHQRVHTGERPFTCSVCGKGFAQSSTLLTHQRVHTGERPFTCSVCGKRFTQSSTLLKHQRVHTERPLNVLTVGRDLKSETND